The following are from one region of the Pseudodesulfovibrio sp. JC047 genome:
- a CDS encoding mechanosensitive ion channel family protein — protein MRIRWSRCVVGLLLVVFFACPVFAANVTESPAPETIESLAIPPDATPEQLREIMASLSDEQVRAVLIQELKKEAAVMATPKKETGLAGLVQRLRKASSFLRDRFEYLFSGAATAPRELPEKVKNILGGDDSLTVGKLLLALLVLTGLWLVAMFIFRKKTVKIRESFEITPPDALWYTCMGRLFMRALLDAFGIILILAVVFAGYLILFSEGAASKPVVIAWLAAIVFLEMVKLVARFILAPKAPALRYLPLTDQTAQYLYKWILWIGRIIALGLLLTTLLRLEGGSEALLLLVSTLCGLTVVFVLVLLILWNSRPVALALQARNTPGSLGYQFAGFWHVAAIAYVLGFWVFWVLGLMIFGTKAMVPGIMTLLAVPLYLIFDWATQRLVSFAADIAGPAIPDQAEDGVEDAADAGEPVGLIEKHATRFQTFLSKGFRFILLAGFVFGLLHVWGIDFDFGRATVRASFNTLITLVLAYIVWVFISRTIERKLTAKAADQGAGGGHEGGGPGGDRFATLLQLLKKFIFGALLVITVLIILSSLGVDIGPLIAGASVFGIAIGFGAQTLVKDIISGIFFLTDDAFRVGDYIETSGAMGTVEEISVRSLKLRHHLGFLYTIPFGSMKLVKNNTRDWAVMKLQYLVPFDTDIQQVKKIIKKINKEVRAVPELNKVMLGDIKSQGVKAMEEYGMRMRVKFMTKPGGQFTLRKLVLAKMRKHFAEAGIEFARPRVSVQIPDGVELSDEERAQVAAAASQTIDAKEKAKAAAKKKKK, from the coding sequence ATGCGTATTCGATGGTCAAGGTGTGTGGTCGGTCTGTTGCTTGTCGTGTTTTTTGCGTGTCCTGTTTTTGCTGCGAATGTGACGGAATCACCGGCTCCTGAAACGATCGAGAGTCTTGCCATTCCGCCGGACGCCACCCCGGAACAGCTTCGGGAAATTATGGCTTCTCTCAGCGATGAGCAGGTTCGGGCCGTGCTCATTCAGGAATTGAAAAAAGAAGCGGCTGTCATGGCCACTCCCAAAAAGGAAACCGGCCTGGCTGGTTTGGTCCAGCGTCTGCGAAAAGCGAGTTCCTTTTTACGTGACCGTTTTGAATATCTGTTTTCCGGGGCGGCAACTGCGCCCAGAGAATTGCCGGAAAAGGTGAAGAATATTCTCGGCGGGGATGATTCCTTGACCGTGGGAAAACTGCTGCTGGCCCTGCTCGTTTTGACGGGTCTCTGGCTCGTGGCCATGTTTATTTTTCGCAAGAAAACCGTGAAGATTCGGGAAAGTTTTGAGATCACTCCGCCGGATGCGTTGTGGTATACCTGCATGGGACGGCTGTTCATGCGCGCCTTGTTGGATGCGTTCGGAATCATATTGATTCTGGCCGTGGTTTTTGCCGGATATCTGATCCTTTTCAGCGAAGGGGCGGCCAGCAAGCCGGTGGTGATCGCATGGCTCGCTGCCATTGTCTTTTTGGAAATGGTCAAACTGGTGGCCCGATTCATTCTCGCTCCCAAGGCCCCCGCGCTCAGATATCTGCCCCTCACCGATCAGACTGCGCAGTATCTCTATAAATGGATTCTCTGGATCGGACGGATTATCGCCCTCGGTCTGCTTTTGACCACGCTTCTTCGGCTTGAAGGGGGCAGCGAGGCCCTGCTTCTGCTCGTGTCCACATTGTGTGGGTTGACGGTTGTCTTTGTCTTGGTTCTGCTCATTTTGTGGAACAGTCGGCCTGTTGCCCTAGCCCTTCAAGCGCGAAATACGCCCGGGTCGTTGGGATATCAGTTTGCCGGGTTCTGGCATGTGGCGGCCATCGCCTATGTGTTGGGCTTTTGGGTGTTTTGGGTTTTGGGGCTGATGATTTTCGGGACCAAGGCCATGGTGCCCGGTATCATGACATTGCTCGCGGTGCCTCTTTATCTTATTTTTGATTGGGCCACGCAGCGATTGGTTTCGTTTGCCGCAGACATTGCAGGACCGGCCATTCCCGATCAGGCGGAGGATGGCGTTGAAGACGCGGCCGATGCCGGTGAACCCGTCGGGTTGATTGAAAAACATGCCACTCGATTTCAGACTTTCTTGAGCAAGGGATTCCGCTTCATTCTGCTGGCCGGATTTGTTTTTGGATTACTTCATGTGTGGGGTATCGATTTCGATTTTGGTCGAGCCACTGTCCGGGCCTCGTTCAATACACTTATCACGTTGGTCCTTGCCTATATTGTCTGGGTTTTCATCAGTCGAACGATCGAGCGCAAGCTCACAGCAAAGGCCGCGGATCAGGGTGCTGGAGGCGGTCATGAAGGCGGCGGTCCCGGTGGAGATCGTTTTGCGACCTTGTTGCAGTTGTTGAAGAAATTTATTTTTGGAGCCTTGTTGGTCATCACGGTGCTGATTATCCTGTCGTCATTGGGCGTGGACATCGGGCCGCTGATCGCCGGGGCGTCGGTCTTTGGTATTGCCATTGGTTTTGGCGCGCAGACGTTGGTCAAGGATATCATTTCCGGGATATTCTTCTTGACCGACGATGCGTTTCGAGTCGGTGACTACATCGAGACCAGCGGTGCCATGGGAACGGTCGAGGAAATCTCGGTACGCTCATTGAAATTGCGCCATCATCTCGGATTTTTGTATACCATTCCGTTTGGTTCCATGAAGCTCGTCAAGAACAACACCAGAGATTGGGCAGTCATGAAATTGCAATATCTGGTGCCTTTTGACACGGATATTCAGCAGGTCAAAAAAATTATCAAGAAGATCAACAAGGAAGTTCGTGCGGTCCCGGAATTGAACAAAGTGATGCTTGGAGATATCAAGAGCCAGGGCGTCAAGGCCATGGAAGAATACGGGATGCGGATGCGGGTCAAGTTCATGACCAAGCCCGGT